A stretch of the Tachyglossus aculeatus isolate mTacAcu1 chromosome 6, mTacAcu1.pri, whole genome shotgun sequence genome encodes the following:
- the ARHGAP36 gene encoding rho GTPase-activating protein 36, with translation MPGNKMSAANLAVIFGPNVLHPPPPPPPGRAEEEALLPRARGGRGGERAVGLGHSAAVIALMQALIHNHRALFTVSPEAQRAVLTSLWRTHPDVAGPLLQRRLHGARGWEVDASAGGVGREPRQADVRPPCPADPVAPLPLPPRGAREEESVRAGPRPRRSPRPSPSASSLFCWGAAHRIAAPLATLRTGPSPHRDPPRARRMSRSHEDLSRLASRPPQE, from the exons ATGCCCGGAAACAAGATGTCGGCGGCGAACCTGGCGGTGATATTTGGGCCCAACGTCCTGCAccctccgccccctccgccgCCGGGCAGAGCGGAAGAGGAGGCCCTGCTGCCGCGGGcacgagggggaagaggaggagagcgggCGGTTGGCCTGGGACACAGCGCCGCCGTCATCGCCCTGATGCAGGCCCTCATCCACAACCACCGCGCCCTCTTCACC GTGTCCCCGGAAGCTCAGCGGGCGGTGCTGACGAGCCTGTGGCGGACGCACCCCGACGTGGCCGGGCCCCTCCTGCAGCGCCGGCTCCACGGCGCCCG ggggtgggaggtagacgCCTCGGCTGGAGGTGTCGGGCGGGAACCCAGGCAGGCAGACGTCCGGCCGCCCTGCCCGGCCGATCCCGTGGcaccgctcccgctcccgccccgGGGGGCCCGGGAGGAAGAGTCCGTGCGGGCCGGTCCCAGGCCCCGGCGCTCCCCGAGGCCGTCGCCGTCCgcctcctccctcttctgctGGGGGGCGGCCCACCGGATCGCCGCTCCGCTCGCCACCCTGAGGacag GCCCCTCGCCGCACAGGGACCCTCCCAGAGCCCGCAGGATGTCCCGCTCCCACGAAGACCTGAGCCGGCTGGCTTCCCGCCCTCCTCAGGAGTGA